A window from Nocardioides mesophilus encodes these proteins:
- a CDS encoding EAL domain-containing protein, translating to MFRARQGRPGSYDAVDEAVRGDVTGRSNTAGELRSALRSRGLNIAYQPIINLRTGRIVAMEALARWTTPSGAAVSPDVFIPMAEESGLIGELGAQILTMAVRDAATWQSIAPTGVRVNVSAHELRTRSFYSDTMRTIDKVGLDPALLGLEVTESVLLEESSEAAETLGRLRLAGISLMLDDFGTGDSSLSHLQRYPVIDMLKIDRSFLEQEAGGEEIIRAIIGLGRAFDLKVCAEGVENATQHSRMVELGCDFAQGYYFARPTTREMVPKMLQAWAPFLPVSTQV from the coding sequence ATGTTTCGCGCCAGACAGGGTCGCCCCGGCTCGTACGACGCCGTCGACGAAGCGGTGCGCGGCGACGTGACCGGCCGCTCGAACACCGCGGGGGAGCTGCGGTCCGCGCTGCGCTCGCGGGGGCTGAACATCGCCTACCAGCCGATCATCAACCTGCGCACCGGCAGGATCGTCGCGATGGAGGCGCTGGCGCGGTGGACCACGCCGTCGGGCGCAGCGGTCTCCCCCGACGTGTTCATCCCGATGGCCGAGGAGTCCGGTCTGATCGGCGAGCTCGGTGCGCAGATCCTCACCATGGCGGTGCGGGACGCCGCGACCTGGCAGTCCATCGCCCCCACCGGCGTCCGCGTCAACGTCAGCGCGCACGAGCTCCGGACCCGGTCGTTCTACAGCGACACCATGCGCACCATCGACAAGGTCGGGCTCGACCCCGCCCTGCTCGGGCTCGAGGTCACCGAGTCGGTGCTCCTCGAGGAGAGCAGCGAGGCGGCCGAGACGCTGGGCCGGCTCCGGCTCGCCGGCATCTCGTTGATGCTCGACGACTTCGGCACCGGTGACAGCTCGCTGAGCCACCTGCAGCGCTACCCCGTCATCGACATGCTGAAGATCGACCGGTCCTTCCTCGAGCAGGAGGCCGGCGGCGAGGAGATCATCCGGGCGATCATCGGCCTCGGACGCGCCTTCGATCTCAAGGTCTGCGCCGAGGGCGTCGAGAACGCCACCCAGCACTCCCGGATGGTCGAGCTCGGCTGCGACTTCGCGCAGGGCTACTACTTCGCCCGGCCCACCACGCGCGAGATGGTGCCCAAGATGCTGCAGGCGTGGGCGCCGTTCCTTCCGGTGAGCACGCAGGTCTGA
- a CDS encoding class I SAM-dependent methyltransferase: protein MPDSVSKPAAPVADYDSFAAAYSASNESNLFNAYYARPEMLRLAGDVAGLEILDAGCGSGPLMEALRAQEAVVRGFDLSPSMVELARRRLGEDADVRVADLGAPLPYADDAFDLVMASLSLHYVEDWASTLAELRRVLKPGGRLIGSIIHPTVYAIVYPEADYFALTQYSEDYDFGEGTVWMTYWHRPLQDVVNAFIDAGFRIRTVTEPPPAADTPAELLPNADGRSFICFLFFELEAH from the coding sequence ATGCCTGACTCGGTGAGCAAGCCCGCTGCCCCTGTCGCCGACTACGACAGCTTCGCGGCCGCGTACTCGGCCAGCAACGAGAGCAACCTCTTCAACGCCTACTACGCGCGTCCGGAGATGCTTCGTCTCGCTGGTGACGTCGCGGGCCTGGAGATCCTCGACGCCGGATGCGGGTCAGGTCCCTTGATGGAGGCTCTGCGCGCCCAGGAAGCGGTCGTGCGCGGCTTCGACCTCAGCCCGTCCATGGTCGAGCTGGCCCGCCGAAGGCTGGGTGAGGACGCAGACGTGAGAGTCGCAGACCTGGGTGCGCCCCTGCCCTACGCCGACGACGCGTTCGACCTCGTCATGGCGTCACTGTCCCTGCACTACGTCGAGGACTGGGCCTCGACACTGGCCGAGCTGCGGCGCGTGCTCAAACCCGGCGGCCGGCTCATCGGCTCGATCATCCACCCCACGGTCTACGCGATCGTGTACCCCGAGGCCGACTACTTCGCCCTCACCCAGTACTCCGAGGACTACGACTTCGGCGAGGGAACCGTCTGGATGACCTACTGGCACCGGCCCCTTCAGGACGTCGTCAACGCGTTCATCGACGCGGGGTTCCGGATCAGGACGGTCACCGAGCCGCCGCCCGCGGCAGACACTCCGGCGGAGCTCCTGCCCAACGCGGACGGCCGCTCCTTCATCTGCTTCCTGTTCTTCGAGCTCGAGGCGCACTGA
- a CDS encoding GNAT family N-acetyltransferase yields MATQDPGPTTIKSLTADTWDLFAALVERHNGIFGGCWCVKFHAERDDHVSGYDGNRAFKKCLVEEGIAHAALVVREGEDGEEAIAWAEYGSPAELPDIHHGKQYLAEQDLEPDYRITCIFVDKRFRQQGLVTVALEGALALIAQAGGGIVEGYPHIPGERRLSSSFLYNGTKAVYERAGFDFIRPKGLKNTVMRRSVAPSR; encoded by the coding sequence ATGGCGACCCAGGACCCCGGTCCCACGACGATCAAGTCGTTGACCGCGGACACGTGGGACCTCTTCGCTGCGCTGGTGGAGCGGCACAACGGCATCTTCGGCGGGTGCTGGTGCGTCAAGTTCCATGCCGAGCGAGACGACCACGTCTCCGGTTACGACGGCAACCGCGCGTTCAAGAAGTGCCTGGTCGAGGAGGGCATCGCCCATGCGGCGTTGGTGGTCCGCGAGGGCGAGGACGGCGAGGAGGCGATCGCCTGGGCGGAGTACGGATCCCCGGCGGAGCTGCCCGACATCCACCACGGCAAGCAGTACCTCGCCGAGCAGGACCTCGAGCCCGACTACCGGATCACCTGCATCTTCGTCGACAAGCGGTTCCGCCAGCAGGGTCTGGTGACCGTGGCCCTGGAGGGTGCGCTCGCGCTGATCGCTCAGGCGGGCGGCGGCATCGTCGAGGGCTACCCGCACATTCCGGGTGAGCGGCGGTTGTCCTCGTCGTTCCTCTACAACGGCACGAAGGCCGTCTACGAGCGCGCCGGCTTCGACTTCATCCGGCCCAAGGGACTGAAGAACACGGTGATGCGTCGCAGCGTGGCCCCGTCGCGCTAG
- a CDS encoding dolichyl-phosphate-mannose--protein mannosyltransferase, with protein sequence MPTTQVPETPAAEAAPRRTVGLSSTADHRPVPSARRRLVPLLRNDDRFAGWAVTIAITMLAGFLRLWHLRRPNQFLFDETYYAKDAWSLLHHGFVTGYVDKADEKIVAGHTTGLFTDSPSMIVHPEVGKWLIALGEHFFGMNSLGWRVASAVVGTLMVLVMIRLVRRLTGSTLLGGVAGLLLCFDGMQLVLSRSALLDIFEAFFMLCAVACLVADRDWGRLRLARLVPAGHRTGADDWGPVRSMLWRPWRLGAGIFFGLACGTKWSAVYPLAAFGLLVWMWDAGARRSIGVRLPRLRSFVADALPAFGYLVIVALVVYVLTWTGWLLHAGEYERTLSNTQYGAYWGNYLKTDAKGFFGEAIQSLRSLWNYHQDVYTFHRDFLNDAKHTYQSKPQWWPILNRPVGMQAELGIKPGVDGCDAPADSTCLRQILLLGTPALWWGGVLALFYAVYAWVCRRDWRFGLALVGFVSTWLPWVRDDERPIFSYYSILMLPFTVIAITLLLGVVMGSARASSSRRLWGTAAAGAFVVLVVLNFAFFWPIWTGQLITTPDWLDRIWFRQWI encoded by the coding sequence GTGCCCACGACCCAGGTCCCCGAGACGCCGGCTGCCGAGGCGGCGCCCCGGCGCACCGTCGGCCTGTCGAGCACCGCCGACCACCGCCCCGTCCCGAGCGCCCGACGACGGCTGGTGCCGCTGCTGCGCAACGACGACCGGTTCGCCGGCTGGGCGGTCACGATCGCCATCACGATGCTCGCCGGCTTCCTGCGGCTGTGGCACCTGCGGCGCCCCAACCAGTTCCTCTTCGACGAGACCTACTACGCCAAGGACGCCTGGTCGCTGCTGCACCACGGGTTCGTCACCGGCTACGTCGACAAGGCCGACGAGAAGATCGTGGCCGGGCACACCACCGGGCTGTTCACCGACTCGCCGTCGATGATCGTGCACCCGGAGGTCGGCAAGTGGTTGATCGCCCTGGGCGAGCACTTCTTCGGGATGAACTCGCTGGGCTGGCGGGTGGCCTCCGCGGTCGTCGGCACCCTGATGGTCCTGGTGATGATCCGGCTGGTCCGGCGGCTCACCGGTTCCACCCTGCTCGGCGGGGTCGCCGGGTTGCTGCTCTGCTTCGACGGCATGCAGCTGGTGCTCTCCCGCTCGGCGCTGCTCGACATCTTCGAGGCGTTCTTCATGCTCTGCGCGGTCGCCTGCCTGGTCGCCGACCGTGACTGGGGCCGGCTGCGGCTGGCCCGGCTGGTGCCGGCGGGCCACCGCACCGGCGCCGACGACTGGGGGCCGGTGCGGTCGATGCTGTGGCGTCCGTGGCGGCTCGGCGCCGGGATCTTCTTCGGCCTCGCCTGTGGCACGAAGTGGTCGGCGGTCTACCCGCTGGCGGCCTTCGGCCTGCTGGTGTGGATGTGGGACGCCGGGGCGCGCCGCTCGATCGGCGTACGCCTCCCCCGGCTGCGCTCCTTCGTGGCCGACGCGCTTCCGGCCTTCGGCTACCTGGTGATCGTCGCGCTGGTGGTCTACGTGCTCACCTGGACCGGCTGGCTGCTGCACGCCGGAGAGTACGAACGGACGCTGTCCAACACCCAGTACGGCGCCTACTGGGGCAACTATCTGAAGACCGACGCGAAGGGCTTCTTCGGCGAGGCGATCCAGTCGCTGCGCTCGCTGTGGAACTACCACCAGGACGTCTACACGTTCCACCGCGACTTCCTCAACGACGCCAAGCACACCTACCAGTCCAAGCCGCAGTGGTGGCCGATCCTCAACCGTCCGGTCGGGATGCAGGCCGAGCTCGGGATCAAGCCCGGGGTCGACGGCTGCGACGCGCCCGCGGACAGCACCTGCCTGCGGCAGATCCTGCTGCTCGGCACCCCGGCGCTGTGGTGGGGCGGCGTGCTGGCGCTGTTCTACGCGGTCTACGCGTGGGTGTGCCGGCGCGACTGGCGCTTCGGCCTGGCCCTGGTCGGCTTCGTCAGCACCTGGCTGCCGTGGGTCCGCGACGACGAGCGCCCGATCTTCTCCTACTACTCGATCCTGATGCTGCCGTTCACGGTCATCGCGATCACGCTGCTGCTCGGGGTCGTGATGGGCAGTGCCCGCGCCTCGTCGTCGCGGCGGCTGTGGGGCACGGCGGCGGCCGGGGCGTTCGTGGTGCTGGTGGTGCTCAACTTCGCGTTCTTCTGGCCGATCTGGACCGGCCAGCTGATCACCACCCCGGACTGGCTGGACCGCATCTGGTTCCGGCAGTGGATCTGA
- the rsmI gene encoding 16S rRNA (cytidine(1402)-2'-O)-methyltransferase produces the protein MNTRTGQLVLAATPIGRVADASPRLAEELATADVVAAEDTRRLKRLAADLGVVVRGRVVSYFEGNEAARTGSLVEALEAGDRVLLVTDAGMPSVSDPGYRLVAAAVERDLPVTAVPGPSAVLTALAVSGLPVDRFCFEGFLPRKAGERSRRLAGLGDEPRTMVFFEAPHRTAAALEAMAAAFGDDRAAAVCRELTKTHEEVRRGRLADLVDWAAQGIRGEVTIVVSGAPSGTDLPTDPVSLAALVAEEEAEGATRKEAILDVARRAGLPKRQVYDAVHKPPGGGPTPPPATGPLP, from the coding sequence GTGAACACCCGCACCGGTCAGCTCGTGCTCGCCGCCACCCCGATCGGCCGGGTCGCCGACGCGTCGCCGCGGCTGGCCGAGGAGCTCGCCACCGCCGACGTGGTCGCCGCCGAGGACACCCGCCGGCTCAAGCGGCTGGCCGCGGACCTCGGCGTGGTGGTGCGTGGCCGGGTGGTCTCCTACTTCGAGGGCAACGAGGCGGCGCGGACCGGGTCGCTGGTCGAGGCCCTTGAGGCCGGCGACCGGGTCCTGCTGGTCACCGACGCCGGGATGCCGTCGGTCTCCGACCCGGGCTACCGGCTGGTGGCGGCCGCCGTCGAGCGCGACCTCCCGGTGACCGCGGTGCCCGGGCCGTCCGCGGTGCTGACCGCGCTGGCGGTGAGCGGGCTGCCGGTGGACCGGTTCTGCTTCGAGGGGTTCCTGCCTCGCAAGGCCGGCGAGCGGTCCCGGCGGCTGGCCGGGCTCGGCGACGAGCCGCGGACCATGGTGTTCTTCGAGGCGCCGCACCGGACCGCCGCCGCGCTGGAGGCGATGGCGGCCGCGTTCGGTGACGACCGGGCCGCGGCGGTGTGCCGCGAGCTGACCAAGACGCACGAGGAGGTCCGCCGCGGCCGGCTGGCCGACCTGGTCGACTGGGCCGCCCAGGGGATACGCGGTGAGGTGACGATCGTGGTGTCCGGGGCGCCGTCGGGCACCGACCTGCCGACCGACCCCGTCTCGCTGGCCGCCCTGGTGGCGGAGGAGGAGGCGGAGGGCGCGACCCGCAAGGAGGCGATCCTGGACGTCGCCCGGCGCGCCGGGCTGCCCAAGCGGCAGGTCTACGACGCCGTGCACAAGCCGCCCGGTGGCGGCCCCACCCCGCCCCCGGCGACCGGGCCGCTGCCGTGA
- a CDS encoding TatD family hydrolase — protein sequence MSAERDRSLPPAPEPLPHPVADNHCHLDIARDQAGPGPRVDTEEALASAAQVGVTRIVQIGCDLPGARWAVRTATTYDAVVAGVALHPNEAPRLYAEGGEALLEEALAEIESLAASDDRVRAVGETGLDRFRTGEEGRAVQEHSFRRHIDLAKRLDRTLVIHDRDAHDDVLRVLDEEGVPDRVVMHCFSGDAAFARACLDRGAWLSFAGTVTFKNAEPVREALRVTPSDRVLVETDAPYLTPTPYRGRPNASYLVPLTMRAMAQVRGADLEGLCRAVDANTSAAFGGHWG from the coding sequence GTGAGCGCCGAGCGGGACCGGAGCCTGCCGCCGGCTCCCGAGCCGCTGCCGCACCCGGTGGCCGACAACCACTGCCACCTCGACATCGCCCGCGACCAGGCCGGTCCCGGCCCCCGGGTGGACACCGAGGAGGCGCTGGCGTCCGCGGCGCAGGTCGGGGTCACCCGGATCGTGCAGATCGGCTGCGACCTGCCGGGGGCCCGCTGGGCGGTGCGGACCGCGACGACGTACGACGCGGTGGTGGCCGGCGTCGCGCTGCACCCCAACGAGGCACCGCGGTTGTACGCCGAGGGCGGCGAGGCGCTGCTCGAGGAGGCGCTGGCCGAGATCGAGTCGCTCGCCGCCTCCGACGACCGGGTCCGGGCCGTCGGCGAGACCGGCCTCGACCGCTTCCGCACCGGGGAGGAGGGCCGGGCAGTGCAGGAGCACTCGTTCCGCCGCCACATCGACCTGGCCAAGCGGCTGGACCGCACGCTGGTGATCCACGACCGGGACGCCCACGACGACGTGCTGCGGGTGCTCGACGAGGAGGGCGTGCCGGACCGGGTGGTGATGCACTGCTTCTCCGGGGACGCCGCCTTCGCCCGCGCCTGCCTGGACCGCGGCGCCTGGCTCTCCTTCGCCGGCACCGTGACGTTCAAGAACGCCGAGCCGGTGCGCGAGGCGCTCCGGGTGACGCCCTCGGACCGGGTGCTCGTCGAGACCGATGCGCCGTACCTGACCCCGACGCCGTACCGTGGTCGGCCGAACGCCTCCTACCTGGTGCCGCTCACGATGCGGGCGATGGCGCAGGTGCGCGGAGCGGATCTCGAGGGGCTGTGCCGGGCGGTGGATGCGAACACCTCGGCGGCCTTCGGTGGCCATTGGGGCTAG
- a CDS encoding resuscitation-promoting factor: protein MRSRIALLTRSKKALAVLVAAVAMAVVATGAGYAAMSKNVTLTVDGQQRDVTVLGSTVGDVLASEGIEVGDRDVVVPGVDTPVNDGTSVSVKYARPLDVTLDGDETRYWVTATDVTSALDQLGLDYRNADLSTSRGADIDRSGMALEVVTPKKLTVQIAGKKPRTENVTALTVGEALIELGVKVDKLDQVKPGVDATLEDGDRIVFTDIRKVKRTARESIGFDSVTKSDASMYDGQSETVRSGHAGLRRVLYRVTLRNGEVADRKALKVVVLRKPVDALTKVGTKDRPAPKPAPAPEPAPAPAAAPAANYASGGTVWDQLAKCESGGNWAINTGNGYYGGLQFNLSTWRAYGGSGYPHQNSRETQIAIATKVRDANGGYGSWPACSQSLGLPQ, encoded by the coding sequence GTGCGGAGTCGCATCGCACTGCTGACCAGAAGCAAGAAGGCCCTCGCCGTACTCGTCGCCGCTGTGGCGATGGCGGTCGTGGCCACCGGCGCCGGATACGCGGCAATGAGCAAGAACGTGACCCTCACGGTCGACGGGCAGCAGCGGGACGTCACCGTCCTGGGCAGCACCGTCGGCGACGTCCTCGCCAGCGAAGGCATCGAGGTGGGCGACCGTGACGTGGTCGTGCCGGGTGTGGACACCCCTGTCAACGACGGAACCTCCGTCAGCGTCAAGTACGCCCGCCCCCTCGACGTGACGCTCGACGGGGACGAGACCCGCTACTGGGTCACCGCCACCGACGTCACCTCGGCGCTGGACCAGCTGGGACTGGACTACCGCAACGCGGACCTGTCCACCAGCCGCGGCGCTGACATCGACCGCTCGGGCATGGCGCTCGAGGTCGTGACCCCCAAGAAGCTCACCGTGCAGATCGCCGGCAAGAAGCCGCGCACGGAGAACGTCACCGCCCTCACCGTCGGTGAGGCGCTCATCGAGCTCGGCGTGAAGGTCGACAAGCTCGACCAGGTCAAGCCCGGCGTGGACGCCACCCTCGAGGACGGCGACCGCATCGTGTTCACCGACATCCGCAAGGTCAAGCGGACCGCGCGGGAGAGCATCGGCTTCGACAGCGTCACCAAGAGCGACGCCTCGATGTACGACGGGCAGTCCGAGACCGTGCGCTCCGGCCACGCCGGCCTGCGTCGCGTGCTGTACCGCGTCACGCTGCGCAACGGTGAGGTCGCCGACCGCAAGGCCCTCAAGGTGGTCGTGCTGCGGAAGCCGGTCGACGCGCTGACCAAGGTCGGCACCAAGGACCGCCCGGCCCCCAAGCCGGCCCCGGCTCCCGAGCCGGCCCCGGCTCCGGCCGCGGCGCCCGCCGCGAACTACGCCAGCGGCGGCACCGTCTGGGACCAGCTCGCGAAGTGCGAGTCCGGCGGCAACTGGGCCATCAACACCGGCAACGGCTACTACGGCGGGCTGCAGTTCAACCTGTCCACGTGGCGGGCGTACGGCGGCTCCGGGTACCCGCACCAGAACAGCCGCGAGACCCAGATCGCCATCGCCACCAAGGTCCGTGACGCCAACGGCGGCTACGGCTCCTGGCCGGCCTGCTCGCAGTCCCTGGGGCTGCCGCAGTAG
- the rsmA gene encoding 16S rRNA (adenine(1518)-N(6)/adenine(1519)-N(6))-dimethyltransferase RsmA, which yields MTSAGPRLLGPADVRSLAAALDLRPTKQRGQNFVIDANTVRRIVRASGVGPDDVVLEVGPGLGSLTLALLETVRHVVAVEVDPVLAAALPGTVATYAPDQADRLEVVTADALRITGLPGPPPTALVANLPYNVSVPVLLHLMALLPSLRHGLVMVQSEVADRLAAAPGSRTYGVPSVKAAWYAEVRRAGAVGRTVFWPAPNVDSGLVAWTHRDPPAVSVTRQEVFAVVDAAFAHRRKTLRSTLKLLAGSAEAAEAALARAGVDPQARGEQLAVEDFARIAEGLAAS from the coding sequence ATGACATCCGCCGGTCCGAGGCTTCTCGGGCCGGCGGATGTGCGTTCCCTCGCGGCCGCGCTGGACCTGCGCCCCACCAAGCAGCGGGGGCAGAACTTCGTGATCGACGCCAACACCGTGCGCCGGATCGTGCGTGCCTCCGGCGTCGGCCCCGACGACGTCGTGCTCGAGGTGGGCCCCGGGCTCGGCTCGCTCACCCTGGCCCTGCTCGAGACGGTCAGGCACGTGGTCGCGGTCGAGGTCGACCCGGTGCTGGCGGCGGCGCTGCCGGGCACGGTGGCGACCTACGCCCCCGACCAGGCCGACCGGCTCGAGGTGGTCACCGCGGACGCGCTGCGGATCACCGGGCTGCCCGGGCCGCCGCCGACCGCGCTGGTGGCGAACCTGCCCTACAACGTCTCGGTCCCGGTGCTGCTGCACCTGATGGCGCTGCTGCCCTCGCTGCGCCACGGCCTGGTGATGGTGCAGTCCGAGGTCGCCGACCGGCTCGCCGCGGCACCCGGCTCGCGCACCTACGGGGTGCCGTCGGTCAAGGCCGCCTGGTACGCCGAGGTACGCCGTGCCGGCGCGGTCGGACGCACCGTGTTCTGGCCGGCCCCCAACGTCGACTCCGGCCTCGTGGCCTGGACCCACCGCGACCCGCCCGCGGTCTCGGTGACCCGCCAGGAGGTCTTCGCGGTGGTGGACGCCGCGTTCGCCCACCGCCGCAAGACGCTCCGCTCCACGCTGAAGCTGCTGGCCGGCTCCGCCGAGGCCGCCGAGGCGGCGCTGGCCCGGGCCGGGGTGGACCCGCAGGCCCGGGGCGAGCAGCTCGCGGTCGAGGACTTCGCCCGGATCGCCGAAGGGCTGGCCGCGTCGTGA
- a CDS encoding 4-(cytidine 5'-diphospho)-2-C-methyl-D-erythritol kinase produces the protein MSATTGPGWVTASAPAKINLHLGVGRVRADGFHPLATVYQAIGLRDEVTVRPAPSYVVTVDGDERLPLDQVPADESNLAVRAAQLLARRHGVDEAVAVHISKNIPVAGGLAGGSADAAAALVACDALWELRLAREELVGLAAQLGSDVPFALLGGTAVGTGRGEVVVPAMAPGEYWWVVLGADFGLATPEVYRQFDALHASDQVAEPAIPEPLMEALRSHDVLRLGHTLRNDLETPAVTLHPEIEEMLGAGLAGTAVAALLSGSGPSCLFLCDGSGHAHYVAGELAERGYGPVVVTSGPVPGARVERIGGPR, from the coding sequence GTGAGCGCGACCACCGGTCCCGGCTGGGTCACCGCGTCCGCCCCGGCCAAGATCAACCTGCACCTGGGCGTCGGCCGGGTGCGGGCCGACGGGTTCCACCCGCTCGCCACCGTCTACCAGGCGATCGGCCTGCGCGACGAGGTCACGGTCCGTCCGGCCCCGTCGTACGTCGTCACGGTGGACGGCGACGAGCGGCTGCCGCTGGACCAGGTGCCGGCCGACGAGTCGAACCTCGCGGTGCGGGCGGCGCAGCTGCTCGCCCGGCGGCACGGTGTCGACGAGGCGGTGGCGGTGCACATCTCCAAGAACATCCCGGTCGCCGGCGGACTGGCCGGCGGCAGCGCCGACGCCGCCGCCGCGCTGGTCGCCTGCGACGCGCTGTGGGAGCTGCGGCTCGCCCGTGAGGAGCTGGTCGGGCTGGCCGCGCAGCTGGGCAGCGACGTGCCGTTCGCGCTCCTGGGCGGCACCGCCGTGGGCACCGGGCGCGGCGAGGTCGTGGTCCCGGCGATGGCACCCGGGGAATACTGGTGGGTGGTGCTCGGCGCGGACTTCGGGCTGGCCACGCCCGAGGTGTACCGGCAGTTCGACGCGCTGCACGCCTCGGACCAGGTCGCCGAGCCGGCGATCCCCGAGCCGTTGATGGAGGCGCTGCGCAGCCACGACGTGCTCCGGCTGGGCCACACCTTGCGCAACGACCTCGAGACGCCGGCGGTCACGCTGCACCCCGAGATCGAGGAGATGCTGGGGGCCGGGCTGGCCGGCACCGCGGTGGCCGCGCTGCTCTCCGGCTCCGGCCCCAGCTGCCTGTTCCTCTGCGACGGCTCCGGCCACGCGCACTACGTCGCCGGCGAGCTCGCGGAGAGGGGCTACGGCCCCGTGGTCGTCACCTCGGGGCCGGTCCCCGGTGCCCGCGTCGAACGGATCGGAGGACCGCGATGA
- a CDS encoding ABC-F family ATP-binding cassette domain-containing protein, with amino-acid sequence MSVPNLVSLERVHKSYGIRPLLDGVSIGVGAGERIGVVGRNGDGKTTLLRVLAGLEEPDQGRVSRNRGLRLGFLTQGDDLDPAATVGLAVLGDRAEHEWAADAGTREVVEVLLAGVTLDRVVGDLSGGERRRCSLARLLLDEHDLIILDEPTNHLDVEAVAWLARHLARRTSALVVVTHDRWFLDAVCQTTWEVHDGVIDVYDGGYAAFVLAKAERQRQSAATESRRQNLMRKELAWLRRGAPARTSKPKFRMDAASALIEDEPPPRDPYELQQFATQRLGKDVIDIEDVDLSRGSRTLLRHATWRLGPGDRVGLVGVNGAGKTSVLRLLAGTLEPSAGRVKRGRTVALEHLTQAHDDPSKEHGIDPDERVLPSIERIKRVTRVAGGEVTAASMLERFGFTGDRLTTRVGDLSGGERRRFQLLRLLLSEPNVLLLDEPTNDLDIETLNVLEDFLDGWPGTLVVVSHDRYFLERVCDSVWALLDDGKISMLPRGVEEYLERREEALRLSAGSAGVSAPAAGSGTAAPGGSAQEVREARKAVTRIDRQLAKAAAREAALHAALAEHASDYEKLAELNAELQEVAARKAALEEEWLEAAAVLE; translated from the coding sequence ATGAGCGTCCCGAACCTGGTCAGCCTCGAGCGGGTGCACAAGTCCTACGGCATCCGCCCGCTGCTCGACGGGGTCAGCATCGGCGTCGGCGCGGGGGAGCGCATCGGTGTCGTCGGCCGCAACGGCGACGGCAAGACCACGCTGCTGCGGGTGCTCGCCGGGCTCGAGGAGCCGGACCAGGGGCGGGTCTCGCGCAACCGCGGCCTGCGGCTCGGCTTCCTCACGCAGGGCGACGACCTGGACCCGGCGGCGACCGTCGGCCTCGCCGTGCTGGGCGACCGCGCCGAGCACGAGTGGGCGGCGGACGCCGGCACCCGCGAGGTGGTCGAGGTGCTGCTCGCCGGCGTCACCCTGGACCGGGTCGTCGGCGACCTCTCCGGTGGTGAGCGGCGCCGCTGCTCGCTGGCCCGGCTGCTGCTCGACGAGCACGACCTGATCATCCTCGACGAGCCGACCAACCACCTCGACGTCGAGGCCGTCGCCTGGCTGGCCCGCCACCTGGCCCGGCGTACCTCCGCCCTGGTCGTGGTCACGCACGACCGCTGGTTCCTCGACGCCGTGTGCCAGACCACCTGGGAGGTGCACGACGGGGTGATCGACGTCTACGACGGCGGGTACGCCGCCTTCGTGCTGGCCAAGGCCGAGCGCCAGCGGCAGTCGGCCGCCACGGAGAGCCGCCGGCAGAACCTGATGCGCAAGGAGCTGGCCTGGCTGCGGCGCGGGGCGCCGGCGCGCACCTCGAAGCCGAAGTTCCGCATGGACGCCGCCAGCGCGCTGATCGAGGACGAGCCGCCGCCGCGCGACCCCTACGAGCTCCAGCAGTTCGCGACCCAGCGGCTCGGCAAGGACGTCATCGACATCGAGGACGTCGACCTCTCCCGCGGGTCCCGGACCCTGCTCCGGCACGCCACCTGGCGGCTCGGGCCCGGCGACCGGGTCGGTCTGGTGGGCGTGAACGGAGCCGGCAAGACGTCGGTGCTGCGGCTGCTCGCCGGGACCCTGGAGCCTTCCGCGGGTCGGGTGAAGCGGGGCCGGACGGTGGCTCTCGAGCACCTCACGCAGGCGCACGACGACCCGTCGAAGGAGCACGGCATCGACCCCGACGAGCGGGTGCTGCCCTCGATCGAGCGGATCAAGCGCGTGACCCGGGTCGCCGGCGGCGAGGTGACCGCGGCCTCGATGCTCGAGCGGTTCGGCTTCACCGGCGACCGGCTGACCACCCGGGTGGGGGACCTGTCCGGAGGCGAGCGGCGGCGCTTCCAGCTGCTGCGGCTGCTGCTCTCCGAGCCCAACGTGCTGCTGCTCGACGAGCCCACCAACGACCTGGACATCGAGACGCTCAACGTGCTCGAGGACTTCCTCGACGGCTGGCCCGGGACGCTCGTGGTGGTCTCCCACGACCGCTACTTCCTCGAGCGGGTGTGCGACTCGGTGTGGGCCCTGCTCGACGACGGGAAGATCTCGATGCTGCCGCGCGGGGTGGAGGAGTACCTCGAGCGGCGCGAGGAGGCGTTGCGGCTCTCGGCCGGCTCCGCAGGTGTTTCGGCTCCGGCGGCCGGGTCCGGCACGGCCGCGCCCGGGGGCAGCGCCCAGGAGGTGCGGGAGGCCCGCAAGGCGGTGACCAGGATCGACCGGCAGCTGGCGAAGGCCGCGGCGCGCGAGGCGGCACTGCACGCCGCGCTCGCCGAGCACGCGAGCGACTACGAGAAGCTGGCGGAGCTGAACGCCGAGCTCCAGGAGGTCGCCGCCCGCAAGGCGGCCCTGGAGGAGGAGTGGCTCGAGGCGGCCGCCGTCCTGGAGTGA